AGGCGCTTGGTGCCGCTAACATCCTCGTCAGCATGGAGGAATAACCCATGGCCACATTAACCAAAGACCACAATAAACACCCGGCACACTCTCCACTGACATCCCGTCGACTTCACCAGATGCGCGACATACTCAGCAAAGCCGCATCACAACGTGACGGCGGAGACCTTGGCTATGCGATGTCCGACGCGGTGAAGCTGATTGATGGGGTTCTGGAGTCGATGGCCCGTGAGCAAGTACGCCGTGAGCATGCAGCATGGTCACAGGCTACTTTCGGTGATGTCGGTGCCATTGGTCCTCTGAAGCACCTTTCCAAAGAAGCGCTTGAGGCCGCTGCTGAACCTGGCGACCTGAGCGAATGGGCTGACATGCAATTCTTGTTATGGGATGCGCAAAGACGCGCCGGTATCAGTGACGAGCAGATTACCCAAGCGATGATAGAAAAGCTGTCGGTTAACAAACAGCGTCAGTGGCCTGAGCCGAAAGATGGAGAGCCAAGGCTGCACATCAAAATGGGTCAACAGCAAGGAGAGATATGATGGACCAGATACTGCAATACGCAACCAACCGGATTATTAAGCTGGAAAACTTGTTGCTGGTGGATGTTGAGGAAACTGTCTGACCAGCCGAGTTGAAAATGATTTTTTCTCAGGTTGAAAACGCCGGGGATCTCCCGGCGCACCACCAATACCATCTACAGCATCACATTAACTGGATGTAGCGGGAAACAAATTAACCTTAAAAGTGCAACTTGCCATTAAAATGGTAAATATTATGCTGCTGAGTCTTTTCCAACGGCAAGAAAGGGTTCTTGGTTTAGTGCTGTGAAAGATGCTTCGTTATTTAAAAGACGGATGAAATATAATTTTTGCTTCTGAGATGATAGCTCTATTAATCCCGCTTGGTTGATAATGATATTTCTACCCAAGATTGGAAATTTTTGTATTAATGTTTGAATGTTAGCTATGTTTATAGTCCCATTTTGTATCAGGGGGCTATTTGCAGTAGTGGCAAGCCTACGCATAAAATTTCTATTTTTATGCATGTCATTAAAAATATCTAAAGGATTCGGATGATTTGTTACATCTAAGATATTTAATGCAATTATATGAGGTGTAGCATTTGCGGCTAAATTATTGATGACTTGCTCGAGCCCATATGACCTTTCAAGTAGGCTAATGTTTAGCGCGTAATATTTGTTGTTGAAGTAGAAGAAATCCACATTCCCATTAATATCAATGCTATCATGGCTGACTTTGTCTAGGGTTCTGCCATTCGCTGAAAAATATGATAATTTTGTTTTTTTGTGTAGTGCGATTGGGTACTTATGCTGGTAGACAACAACACCAGTGCCTTGCCCGTCACAAAGGTAATATATGATTCCTTTAACAGATGACAGGTTTTGCTGAGCAAAATTGAAATCAGGTGGTGTGATATTTACTCCAAAGTTAAGCACGTCAGCCATCTTTGCGAGGGCGGGCGGAAGGTGATTTATTGTTTGATGATCGTATTCATGAACCTGTTTATCTCTGCTCAGCAGCGAAGATACCAACGGCAAGGCGTTTTGCCCAACATTTGGGTCAATGACATCACGTTTAAGTGACTCACTAAACGATTGTGTTAATTTTTGTTCTGCTCCTTGTTCCAGTGATACTCTGTATATGTTGAGTTGTCCTTGTAATTCCGCAACAAAATACGCTTCACCTGATAAATTAGCAGAGTTTAATATATTGTCGATTGCTGTAAACATACCGTCCTCGGTTATTTAATGATCTTTGCAAGACATGTGTTGTCATCTAGTTTTATATATTTAATTATGCTTTTATTATCGATTTCACCATGACAAATTATTACAAAATCCTTTATTCCTCTGTCGTTTATTTTGGCTCTAAAAATTCTAAACCCAAGTAATGCCAGTGAAGGGTTTGAATAGAATCGATTTGTTTTAACATAAATCATTCCTATGGCTACTATCATTATCAACAGGTTCAGCATTGTCCTTTTGCTGTTCACGTCAGTAAAAACCAAAGGCATAACATAGGTTGTCAAAAACT
This Citrobacter enshiensis DNA region includes the following protein-coding sequences:
- a CDS encoding Kiwa anti-phage protein KwaB-like domain-containing protein, which translates into the protein MFTAIDNILNSANLSGEAYFVAELQGQLNIYRVSLEQGAEQKLTQSFSESLKRDVIDPNVGQNALPLVSSLLSRDKQVHEYDHQTINHLPPALAKMADVLNFGVNITPPDFNFAQQNLSSVKGIIYYLCDGQGTGVVVYQHKYPIALHKKTKLSYFSANGRTLDKVSHDSIDINGNVDFFYFNNKYYALNISLLERSYGLEQVINNLAANATPHIIALNILDVTNHPNPLDIFNDMHKNRNFMRRLATTANSPLIQNGTINIANIQTLIQKFPILGRNIIINQAGLIELSSQKQKLYFIRLLNNEASFTALNQEPFLAVGKDSAA